One stretch of Sinomonas terrae DNA includes these proteins:
- a CDS encoding UDP-glucose dehydrogenase family protein, which translates to MRISVIGCGYLGAVHAATLASMGHDVVGIDADAEKVGHLARGFAPFFEPGLEELLAEGRATGRLTFDTDMALVADCDVHFLCVGTPQSKTSELADLTYLQAATRSLAAHAKAGSVVVGKSTVPVGTVLRVRSWLGGTHVELAWNPEFLRQGTAVKDSLVPDRLVYGVDDGDAAAPSVLRALDEVYAPLLHAGVPQIVCNFATAELIKSAANAYLATKLSYINAMAELCDAAGADVTQLAAAMGLDPRIGQRYLAAGLGFGGGCLPKDIRSFRAQARELDVDSVDAWMGLVDSINVGQRSRVASIAAELCGGSVSGRRIAVLGAAFKPDTDDIRDSPALDVALRLGEAGAHVVVTDPKAINNAWMRYPQLQFEASVRATCEGAELVLLLTEWAEYRKLSPDDLAHIVARPVVVDARNVLDRDEWRGAGWTVRGLGTGLQVPEAAVSR; encoded by the coding sequence ATGAGAATCTCGGTCATCGGATGCGGCTACCTCGGGGCCGTCCACGCAGCCACCCTCGCGTCGATGGGCCACGACGTCGTGGGCATCGACGCTGACGCCGAGAAGGTGGGCCATCTGGCGCGCGGCTTCGCGCCGTTCTTCGAGCCCGGCCTCGAGGAGCTCCTTGCCGAGGGCCGAGCGACTGGCCGCCTTACATTCGACACAGACATGGCTCTTGTCGCAGACTGCGACGTGCACTTCCTCTGCGTCGGCACCCCGCAGTCGAAGACGAGCGAGCTCGCCGACCTCACGTATCTCCAGGCGGCCACCCGCTCTCTCGCGGCGCACGCGAAGGCGGGGTCCGTCGTCGTCGGCAAGTCCACCGTGCCTGTCGGGACGGTTCTGCGGGTGCGGTCCTGGCTCGGGGGGACGCACGTCGAACTCGCGTGGAACCCCGAGTTCCTGAGGCAGGGCACGGCGGTCAAGGACTCGCTCGTGCCGGATCGCCTCGTGTACGGAGTGGACGACGGCGATGCTGCCGCCCCCTCGGTCCTCCGCGCGCTCGACGAGGTCTACGCGCCGCTCCTGCACGCGGGTGTGCCGCAGATCGTCTGCAACTTCGCGACGGCGGAGCTCATCAAGTCGGCGGCCAACGCCTATCTCGCGACGAAGCTCTCCTACATCAATGCCATGGCAGAGCTATGCGACGCGGCGGGGGCCGACGTCACGCAGCTCGCCGCCGCTATGGGGCTTGACCCGCGCATCGGGCAACGGTATCTCGCCGCCGGGCTCGGCTTCGGCGGGGGCTGCCTCCCGAAGGACATCCGCTCATTCCGCGCCCAGGCTCGGGAGCTCGACGTCGACTCGGTGGACGCTTGGATGGGGCTCGTCGACTCGATCAACGTGGGCCAACGGAGCCGGGTCGCGTCGATCGCTGCCGAGCTGTGCGGCGGCTCCGTCAGCGGCAGGCGCATCGCCGTCCTCGGGGCCGCGTTCAAGCCGGACACCGACGACATTCGCGACTCCCCCGCCCTCGACGTCGCGCTGCGGCTGGGAGAGGCGGGCGCCCATGTGGTCGTCACCGATCCGAAGGCCATCAACAACGCCTGGATGCGATACCCGCAGCTCCAGTTCGAGGCCAGCGTCCGGGCCACATGCGAGGGCGCGGAGCTCGTCCTGCTCCTGACCGAGTGGGCCGAGTATCGGAAGCTGAGTCCCGACGACCTCGCCCACATCGTTGCCCGGCCGGTGGTGGTGGACGCGAGGAACGTCCTCGACCGCGACGAGTGGCGCGGGGCAGGGTGGACCGTGCGGGGGCTCGGCACTGGGCTGCAGGTGCCCGAGGCGGCCGTGTCGCGATAG
- a CDS encoding MFS transporter, whose amino-acid sequence MSQPRPQAASAAVVPLYAAGFTTAFGAHSIAAALGAESNNGNLGLNLLVLGVLLALYDVAEVFLKPVFGSLSDRIGPKPVIVGGLIGFALASLVGLWSGQPLILALARLGQGAAASAFSPASSASVARLAGKSTGRYFGRYGSWKGLGYAFGPLLGAGALIVGGFPALFGVLAALAVVVAVWVAAAVPRIEPLPRPRYTVADLARQLADRSFLGPTLVLAGATGSLGAAVGFLPALAARAGLGTLESVAVVTVLALASSLVQPRIGRLRDAGRIGDRWGMAGGLLAIALGSAVAALLPLAGQGATAFAVYVAALLVGGGIGLATPIAFAHLADATPAERMGRTMGSAELGREMGDAGGPLLVGAIASGAGIGWGLGALALVVAALSAAAPRKATLLP is encoded by the coding sequence GTGAGCCAACCACGCCCTCAGGCGGCAAGCGCCGCCGTCGTGCCCCTGTACGCGGCCGGCTTCACGACCGCCTTCGGGGCCCACAGCATCGCGGCGGCCCTCGGCGCGGAGAGCAACAACGGTAATCTCGGCCTCAACCTCCTCGTCCTCGGAGTGCTGCTCGCCCTGTACGACGTGGCAGAGGTGTTCCTCAAGCCCGTCTTCGGCTCGCTTTCGGACAGGATCGGCCCTAAGCCCGTCATCGTGGGTGGCCTGATCGGCTTCGCCCTCGCGTCTCTCGTGGGGCTCTGGTCGGGGCAGCCGCTGATCCTCGCGCTCGCCCGCCTCGGTCAAGGAGCGGCCGCCTCCGCCTTTTCGCCTGCGTCATCCGCGAGCGTCGCCCGGCTTGCCGGGAAGAGCACCGGCCGCTACTTCGGCCGCTACGGATCGTGGAAGGGGCTTGGCTATGCCTTCGGTCCGCTGCTCGGCGCTGGCGCCCTGATCGTGGGCGGCTTCCCGGCCCTCTTCGGCGTTCTCGCGGCGCTGGCTGTCGTCGTCGCCGTATGGGTCGCGGCCGCTGTGCCCCGGATCGAGCCGCTCCCACGGCCGCGCTACACCGTCGCTGACCTCGCGCGTCAACTGGCCGACCGTTCGTTCCTTGGCCCGACCCTCGTGCTCGCCGGAGCGACGGGTTCCCTCGGAGCCGCCGTCGGCTTCCTCCCGGCCCTCGCAGCCAGGGCGGGCCTCGGAACCCTGGAGAGCGTCGCCGTCGTCACCGTCCTCGCGCTCGCGTCCTCGCTCGTCCAGCCGCGCATCGGGCGGCTTCGCGACGCCGGACGGATCGGTGACCGCTGGGGCATGGCCGGTGGGCTGCTCGCGATCGCGCTCGGGTCTGCCGTTGCGGCCCTCCTTCCGCTCGCCGGGCAGGGCGCGACGGCCTTCGCCGTGTACGTCGCGGCGCTCCTCGTAGGCGGCGGGATCGGGCTCGCGACGCCCATCGCGTTCGCCCACCTCGCCGACGCGACGCCGGCCGAGCGGATGGGCCGCACCATGGGCAGCGCTGAGCTTGGGCGCGAAATGGGCGACGCCGGGGGGCCGCTGCTCGTCGGCGCAATCGCCTCTGGCGCGGGGATCGGCTGGGGGCTCGGAGCTCTCGCCCTCGTCGTGGCCGCCCTCTCCGCGGCGGCGCCGAGAAAGGCCACGCTCCTCCCCTAG
- a CDS encoding cell division protein PerM codes for MKLRSDQSGIRGLPMPLWLQGGVEALQAVLISAVAALVPIVAVWLTGGFGSLQVADAMRLGGQAWLLVHGVPLYLAEAAPASDGGVAPSAPTVLSLIPLGFALVPFLLSWRSGRRLARASYADTLWQGLLGAAALYALAGFATAFVCSTSAVSASVALAASVPLIPVGFGLIIGARREAGSWSRLIGVDAVDWIARTGQYSRWAGSYVWAVVRAGFVAAVGAFGLASALLALDLAIRWADVVTVYEALRAGGVGGAALTVAQLGYLPNLAVWSLGWSSGAGVILGAGSKAGALSTAVGPLPPIPVLAALPTSSVSLAAAAVVLPVLAGVLGGWWFQRAGEDHFDEWISIKVPARWFSASVSALVLGAFVGAVAGALAAAAAWLSGGSAGVGRYSLVGPNPLSMLIWVGIEVAIGTIVGYSLAPWLERGQLARADAETVSA; via the coding sequence ATGAAATTGCGCTCCGACCAGTCCGGGATCCGCGGCCTGCCGATGCCGCTTTGGCTTCAAGGCGGCGTGGAGGCGCTGCAGGCTGTGCTCATTTCAGCTGTTGCCGCGCTCGTCCCGATCGTGGCCGTCTGGCTCACGGGTGGATTCGGTTCGCTGCAGGTGGCGGATGCGATGCGGCTCGGGGGACAGGCGTGGCTGCTCGTCCACGGCGTTCCGCTCTATCTCGCCGAGGCGGCTCCCGCGTCCGACGGCGGAGTGGCGCCTTCCGCGCCCACCGTCCTGAGCCTCATCCCCCTCGGGTTCGCCCTCGTGCCTTTCCTGCTCTCATGGCGATCGGGGCGCCGCCTCGCCCGCGCGTCCTACGCTGACACGCTGTGGCAGGGGCTCCTCGGCGCGGCGGCCCTCTACGCGCTCGCAGGCTTTGCGACGGCGTTCGTGTGCAGCACGAGCGCCGTGAGCGCAAGCGTGGCCCTGGCTGCATCGGTCCCCCTCATCCCGGTCGGGTTTGGGCTCATCATCGGGGCGCGCCGCGAGGCGGGCTCATGGAGCCGGCTTATCGGCGTGGACGCGGTCGACTGGATCGCGCGCACCGGGCAGTATTCGCGCTGGGCGGGCAGCTACGTCTGGGCGGTAGTCCGCGCGGGGTTCGTCGCCGCCGTCGGCGCCTTCGGACTCGCCTCGGCGCTCTTGGCGCTGGACCTTGCAATCCGTTGGGCGGACGTTGTCACCGTATACGAGGCCCTCCGGGCCGGCGGCGTGGGTGGCGCGGCCCTTACAGTGGCACAGCTCGGCTACCTCCCGAACCTCGCGGTCTGGTCGCTCGGCTGGTCTTCCGGCGCGGGCGTCATCCTCGGGGCCGGTTCGAAGGCCGGCGCTCTTTCGACGGCGGTAGGTCCACTCCCGCCCATCCCCGTCCTGGCCGCGCTCCCGACGTCGTCCGTGTCCCTCGCGGCCGCCGCCGTCGTGCTCCCTGTCCTCGCCGGCGTGCTGGGCGGCTGGTGGTTCCAGCGGGCAGGGGAGGACCACTTCGACGAGTGGATCTCCATCAAGGTCCCCGCGCGGTGGTTCTCAGCGTCGGTCTCCGCGCTCGTCCTCGGCGCCTTCGTCGGTGCCGTCGCCGGGGCGTTGGCCGCGGCTGCGGCCTGGCTCTCCGGCGGCTCGGCAGGCGTCGGCCGCTACTCCCTCGTAGGGCCCAACCCGCTTTCGATGCTCATCTGGGTGGGGATCGAGGTGGCGATCGGAACAATCGTCGGCTACTCGCTCGCCCCGTGGCTCGAGCGCGGCCAGCTCGCCCGCGCCGATGCCGAAACCGTCAGCGCCTGA
- a CDS encoding SRPBCC family protein, with product MATVRQSVDVNVPVSQAYNQWTQFESFPEFMGGVESVVQRDDTHLHWTTKVAGQTREFDTVVTEQQPDQRVAWNSVDGVEHAGVVTFESLGPETTRINVEFQWDPDSAVEKIGSFFGADDLQVRSDLKKFKEFIESRGTETGAWRGQVDSTPQSGEVFGSGTNAAGTESGDEGAGI from the coding sequence ATGGCCACCGTCCGCCAGTCCGTCGATGTCAACGTCCCTGTTTCCCAGGCCTACAACCAGTGGACCCAGTTCGAGTCCTTCCCCGAGTTCATGGGAGGGGTCGAGTCAGTCGTCCAGCGGGACGACACACACCTCCACTGGACCACGAAAGTCGCCGGTCAGACCCGCGAGTTCGACACGGTGGTCACCGAGCAGCAACCAGACCAGCGCGTCGCGTGGAACAGCGTCGACGGCGTGGAGCATGCCGGCGTGGTGACGTTCGAGTCCCTCGGCCCCGAAACGACCCGCATCAACGTCGAGTTCCAGTGGGATCCGGACTCGGCGGTCGAGAAGATCGGTTCCTTCTTCGGGGCCGACGACCTCCAAGTCCGGTCCGACCTCAAGAAGTTCAAGGAGTTCATCGAGTCGCGAGGCACCGAAACCGGCGCGTGGAGGGGCCAAGTCGACTCCACTCCGCAGTCGGGCGAGGTGTTCGGCTCCGGTACAAATGCCGCAGGAACCGAATCGGGAGACGAGGGCGCAGGCATCTAG
- a CDS encoding glycosyltransferase family 4 protein translates to MRIAIVAESFLPQMNGVVHSVLRVLDHLQERGDDVLVIAPAGDSGTGPEYVSGALVHRLPSMPMVGYSKVRVAFGAVPKVRRILKRFAPDVVHLASPFELGWRAVRAAHSLGIPTVAIYQTEVPSYAARYGVPFLENWAWERVEKIHLLADRTLAPSTFALNQLRGRGIFDAALWRRGVDTDRFNPAKRDDAWRASVTGRAAGGRPQKIIGYVGRLAAEKQVEDLRVLADGRDTQLVIVGDGPLRTTLEAQLPSAHFAGFQGGEDLARMVASFDLFVHPGEFETFCQTIQEAMASGVPVVATGRGGPLDLVENSKTGWLYTPGRLDELRSYVQDLIGDDAKRAAFAEAALRSVQGRTWPSICSQLVRHYDDVITARASLAVC, encoded by the coding sequence GTGAGGATCGCGATAGTCGCCGAATCGTTCCTGCCCCAGATGAACGGAGTGGTCCATTCGGTTCTGCGGGTCTTGGATCACCTCCAGGAACGCGGAGACGACGTCCTCGTGATTGCCCCCGCCGGGGACTCGGGGACGGGGCCGGAATACGTCTCGGGGGCGCTTGTCCACCGCCTGCCGTCGATGCCGATGGTGGGCTATTCGAAGGTCCGGGTCGCATTCGGCGCCGTCCCGAAGGTCCGTCGGATCCTCAAGCGGTTCGCGCCCGACGTCGTGCATCTCGCCTCGCCGTTCGAGCTCGGGTGGCGTGCCGTCCGCGCCGCCCACAGCCTGGGCATCCCCACGGTGGCCATCTACCAGACCGAGGTTCCCAGCTATGCGGCGCGCTACGGGGTGCCGTTCCTCGAGAACTGGGCGTGGGAGCGGGTCGAGAAGATCCACCTCCTCGCAGACCGCACCCTCGCACCGTCGACCTTCGCGCTCAACCAGCTGCGGGGCCGCGGGATCTTCGATGCCGCGCTGTGGCGACGCGGCGTGGATACGGACCGCTTCAATCCAGCCAAGCGCGACGACGCGTGGCGGGCTTCGGTCACGGGCCGCGCCGCTGGCGGGAGGCCCCAGAAGATCATCGGCTACGTGGGCCGGCTCGCCGCCGAGAAGCAGGTCGAGGACCTTCGCGTGCTCGCCGACGGCCGGGACACGCAGCTCGTCATCGTGGGCGACGGCCCCCTCCGGACGACTCTCGAGGCCCAGCTGCCTTCGGCCCATTTCGCGGGTTTCCAAGGCGGCGAAGACCTCGCCCGAATGGTCGCGAGCTTCGACCTGTTCGTCCATCCGGGCGAGTTCGAGACGTTCTGCCAGACCATCCAGGAAGCCATGGCCTCGGGCGTGCCGGTCGTCGCGACGGGCCGCGGAGGCCCGCTTGACCTCGTCGAGAACTCGAAGACGGGCTGGCTCTACACGCCGGGCCGGCTCGATGAGCTCCGCTCGTACGTGCAGGACCTCATCGGCGACGACGCGAAGCGGGCCGCATTCGCCGAGGCTGCCCTGCGCAGCGTGCAGGGCCGCACCTGGCCTTCGATCTGTTCCCAGCTTGTGCGCCATTACGACGACGTCATCACCGCCCGCGCGTCCCTCGCCGTGTGCTGA
- a CDS encoding oxidoreductase yields the protein MPKLTCDEGEGRNAKRLREVAASMTLESIETGRAALADLFTPVDLGSLHVPNRFAMAPMTREFSPEGTVTDEVVSYYARRAAAGVGLLITEGVYVSEDSGPSTRVPRLFGGSQLEAWKRLVEAVHAEGGLIAPQLWHLGAERGDHPQYNLELPTLSPSGLSSSGKARGRAATVAELERIRDDFARAAVAARAAGFDAVELHGAHGYLLDQFLWEGTNRRDDRYGASLEARTRFPAEVAAAVRAAVGPEMPVIFRFSQWKSGDYAARIAKTPAELEILLGSLAEAGVSVFHASTRRHWEPAFPEAEGPDAQLGLAGWAKKVTGLPSIAVGSVGLNQAFQVAFQEGGRAETTGFEPLLEQFARGEFDLMAVGRVLLSDPAWVAKVRDGRFDEILPFNAEDRETLS from the coding sequence GTGCCCAAGCTCACATGCGATGAGGGGGAGGGGCGGAATGCGAAGCGGCTCCGCGAGGTTGCCGCCAGCATGACCCTTGAGAGCATCGAAACCGGCCGTGCGGCCCTCGCAGACCTCTTCACCCCTGTCGATCTGGGCTCGCTCCACGTTCCCAACCGCTTCGCGATGGCACCGATGACGCGCGAGTTCTCCCCCGAAGGGACCGTGACGGACGAGGTGGTCTCGTACTACGCCCGCCGCGCTGCTGCCGGAGTCGGGCTCCTCATCACGGAGGGTGTGTACGTCTCGGAGGACTCGGGTCCGAGCACCCGGGTTCCGCGTCTCTTCGGCGGGTCTCAGCTCGAGGCGTGGAAGCGACTGGTCGAGGCGGTTCACGCCGAGGGTGGCCTCATCGCCCCACAGCTCTGGCACCTCGGCGCCGAGCGCGGGGACCATCCGCAGTACAACCTCGAGCTTCCGACCCTGAGCCCCTCGGGCCTCTCGTCGTCGGGCAAGGCCCGCGGGCGCGCGGCCACGGTCGCCGAACTCGAGCGCATCCGCGACGACTTCGCCCGCGCTGCCGTGGCAGCCAGGGCGGCGGGCTTCGACGCTGTCGAACTCCACGGGGCCCACGGCTACCTTCTCGACCAGTTCCTGTGGGAGGGGACGAACCGCAGGGATGACCGCTACGGCGCCTCGCTCGAGGCGCGCACCCGCTTCCCGGCCGAGGTCGCCGCCGCGGTACGCGCCGCCGTCGGCCCCGAAATGCCGGTCATCTTCCGGTTCTCCCAGTGGAAGTCGGGCGACTACGCGGCCCGGATCGCGAAGACGCCCGCCGAGCTCGAGATCCTCCTCGGCTCCCTCGCCGAGGCTGGAGTCTCCGTGTTCCACGCCTCGACCCGCCGCCACTGGGAGCCGGCATTCCCCGAGGCCGAGGGGCCGGACGCTCAGCTGGGCCTCGCCGGCTGGGCGAAGAAGGTCACCGGGCTGCCCTCGATCGCGGTCGGCTCCGTCGGGCTCAACCAGGCCTTCCAGGTCGCGTTCCAGGAGGGCGGGCGGGCCGAGACGACCGGCTTCGAGCCGCTGCTCGAACAGTTCGCCCGCGGAGAGTTCGACCTCATGGCTGTGGGCCGCGTGCTCCTGAGCGATCCGGCTTGGGTGGCCAAGGTCCGCGACGGCCGGTTCGACGAGATCCTCCCCTTCAACGCGGAGGACCGCGAGACGCTCAGCTGA
- the purN gene encoding phosphoribosylglycinamide formyltransferase, which translates to MRIVVLVSGTGSNLQAVIDAATAGELDVEIAAVGADREGTYGIERSEEAGLETFVVNFNSFETRAEWDAALAERIASYAPDVVVSSGFMRIVSPDFIERFGGRYLNTHPALLPAFPGAHGVRDALAYGVKVTGCTVHWADAGVDTGPIIAQEALAVEADDDEESLHERIKVVERRLLIDVLRRLAAGEIPAPSSAGGDL; encoded by the coding sequence ATGCGCATCGTGGTCCTCGTCTCCGGCACCGGCTCCAACCTGCAGGCGGTCATCGACGCCGCGACGGCGGGTGAGCTCGACGTCGAGATCGCTGCGGTCGGCGCGGACCGCGAGGGCACGTACGGCATCGAGCGGTCCGAGGAGGCTGGCCTCGAAACGTTCGTGGTCAACTTCAACTCGTTCGAGACGCGCGCCGAGTGGGACGCCGCACTAGCCGAGCGGATCGCGTCGTACGCACCCGACGTCGTCGTCTCCTCGGGCTTCATGCGGATTGTGAGCCCCGACTTCATCGAGCGCTTCGGAGGCCGCTACCTCAACACACACCCGGCGCTCCTGCCCGCGTTCCCCGGCGCGCACGGGGTGCGCGACGCGCTCGCCTACGGGGTCAAGGTCACCGGCTGCACGGTGCACTGGGCGGACGCCGGGGTGGACACCGGGCCGATCATCGCCCAGGAGGCGCTCGCCGTCGAGGCGGACGACGACGAAGAGTCGCTCCACGAGCGGATCAAGGTCGTTGAGCGCAGGTTGCTCATCGACGTCCTCCGCCGCCTCGCTGCGGGCGAGATTCCGGCACCTTCATCCGCTGGGGGAGACCTATGA
- a CDS encoding ABC transporter permease — translation MSILSHGIARTGYETKGYFRSPDSVFFTFLFPILMLGIFAAAFSSRGDMGLGPGSTDHVSVAGYYLPGMLAAGILLSGVQNLAVDIAGEKGDGTLKRLGGTPLSPLSYFVGKLGRVFVTGILQAALLLAVAKLAFGVALPTAWSAWGTFAWVFVLGTVTSALLGIALSALPRSSRSATAVVVPIVLVLQFISGVYLQFSMLPTWMQNLASVFPLKWIAQGMRSVFLPDGFKVLEQHGSWQLGWVAVWLVVWLVVGLVVSRLTFRWIRRDA, via the coding sequence GTGAGCATCCTCTCCCACGGGATAGCCCGCACGGGCTACGAGACGAAGGGCTACTTCCGCTCGCCCGACAGCGTCTTCTTCACCTTCCTGTTCCCGATACTCATGCTCGGAATCTTCGCAGCCGCCTTCAGCTCACGGGGCGACATGGGGCTCGGGCCCGGCTCGACCGATCACGTGTCGGTGGCCGGCTACTACCTCCCCGGAATGCTCGCCGCTGGCATCCTGCTCTCCGGGGTGCAGAACCTCGCAGTCGACATCGCGGGGGAGAAGGGCGACGGGACGCTCAAACGCCTGGGCGGGACGCCCCTTTCACCCCTCTCCTACTTCGTCGGCAAGCTGGGCAGGGTCTTCGTCACGGGCATTCTGCAGGCTGCGCTGCTCCTCGCCGTTGCGAAGCTCGCCTTCGGCGTCGCGCTGCCGACCGCCTGGAGCGCGTGGGGAACGTTCGCGTGGGTCTTCGTGCTCGGCACGGTCACGTCCGCGCTGCTCGGTATCGCGCTCTCCGCGCTTCCGCGCAGCAGCCGAAGCGCTACAGCTGTGGTCGTCCCGATTGTCCTGGTCCTGCAGTTCATCTCGGGGGTGTATCTGCAGTTTTCGATGCTTCCGACGTGGATGCAGAATCTCGCGAGCGTCTTCCCGCTCAAGTGGATCGCTCAGGGCATGCGCTCAGTGTTCCTGCCAGACGGGTTCAAAGTGCTCGAACAGCACGGGTCCTGGCAGCTGGGGTGGGTTGCCGTGTGGCTCGTGGTGTGGCTCGTCGTCGGCCTCGTGGTCAGCCGCCTCACCTTCCGCTGGATCCGCCGGGACGCGTGA
- a CDS encoding ABC transporter ATP-binding protein — MSASRSDLAVRVRGLRKTYGDLKAVDGVDLDIARGETFALLGPNGAGKSTTVEILEGYRHRTSGEVSVLGVDPAHARLDWKARLGIVLQSTGENGQYTVREQLSHFARFYPNPRKVEDVIAAVGLERQAKTRIGKLSGGQQRRVDVALAIIGRPELLFLDEPTTGFDPEARHEFWGLIEELKSEGTTILLTTHYLDEAARLGDRGGVIVGGRLIAVGRIDELGGAEARVPLVRWADEAGERHEVRTERPAELVVELSGQLGEPRELEVIRPSLEDVYLGLVHAASSAPSVAQSVKEEEPA; from the coding sequence ATGAGTGCAAGCCGTTCCGACCTTGCCGTCCGCGTCCGGGGGCTGCGGAAGACGTACGGGGACCTTAAGGCCGTGGACGGCGTCGACCTGGACATCGCGCGCGGCGAGACCTTCGCTCTGCTCGGTCCCAACGGTGCCGGGAAGTCGACGACTGTCGAGATCCTCGAGGGCTATCGGCACCGCACCTCCGGCGAGGTGAGTGTCCTGGGGGTCGACCCCGCCCACGCGAGGCTCGATTGGAAGGCCCGCCTCGGCATCGTGCTGCAGTCCACCGGGGAGAACGGTCAATACACCGTCCGCGAGCAGCTCTCGCATTTTGCGCGCTTCTACCCGAACCCCCGTAAGGTCGAGGACGTGATTGCGGCCGTGGGCCTCGAACGGCAGGCCAAGACTCGGATCGGCAAGCTCTCGGGAGGCCAGCAGCGGCGCGTCGACGTCGCGCTCGCAATCATCGGGCGCCCCGAGCTCCTGTTCCTCGACGAGCCCACCACCGGGTTCGATCCCGAAGCCCGTCACGAGTTCTGGGGTCTCATCGAGGAACTCAAGTCCGAGGGAACCACGATCCTGCTCACCACCCACTACCTCGACGAGGCCGCCCGGCTCGGCGACCGCGGCGGGGTCATCGTGGGCGGCCGGCTCATCGCCGTCGGGCGGATCGACGAGCTCGGCGGGGCCGAAGCCCGCGTCCCCCTCGTGCGGTGGGCTGACGAGGCGGGCGAGCGGCACGAGGTGCGCACGGAACGACCTGCAGAGCTCGTCGTGGAGCTCTCGGGCCAGCTGGGCGAGCCGCGCGAGCTCGAGGTGATCCGGCCGAGCCTCGAGGACGTCTACCTTGGCCTCGTCCACGCGGCGAGCTCAGCGCCCTCCGTCGCCCAATCTGTCAAAGAGGAGGAACCGGCGTGA